A part of Carettochelys insculpta isolate YL-2023 chromosome 1, ASM3395843v1, whole genome shotgun sequence genomic DNA contains:
- the LOC142001847 gene encoding olfactory receptor 52M1-like has translation MSDFNVTDFTNPSTFILMGVPGLEEAHIWISIPFCAMYITALLGNITILFIVKRELSLHEPMYYFLCMLAVTDLVLCTCTLPKMLSIFWFNDREINFSACLAQMFFIHCFFATESGIFVAMAFDRYVAICDPLRHSTILTNPVVAKIGLAMVLRGSLLTLPCPLLARQWPYCKTNIISHTCCDHMAVVNLACADIRISSYYGLSVGNLLISLDVFFITVSYIQILWAILSLPTKDSRLKTFGTCGSHLFAVLNFYIPGLFSILTYRVGRNVPLHFHILFANICLLVPPMLNPIIFGVRTKRIWDRMLRPFTHKGT, from the coding sequence ATGTCAGATTTCAACGTAACTGACTtcaccaacccctccaccttcatcctgATGGGAGTTCCTGGCCTGGAGGAGGCTCAcatctggatctccatccccttctgtgccATGTACATCACAGCCCTCTTGGGGAACATCACCATCCTGTTCATTGTGAAGAGGGAACTGagtctccatgagcccatgtactatttcctctgcatgctggccgTCACTGACCTCGTCCTGTGCACATGCACCCTGCccaaaatgctgagcatcttctggttcaatgACAGGGAGATCAATTTCAGTGCCTGCCTTGCCCAGATGTTCTTCATTCACTGCTTCTTTGCTACGGAGTCAGGGATCTTcgtggccatggcttttgatcgctacgTGGCCATTTGTGATCCCCTGAGACACTCCACTATTCTGACAAACCCTGTGGTGGCCAAGATtggcctggccatggtgctgcGTGGCAGCCTGctcacactgccctgccccttgcTAGCGAGGCAATGGCCATACTGCAAAACCAACATCATCTCCCACACGTGCTGTGACCACATGGCCGTGGTGAATCTGGCTTGTGCCGATATCCGCATCAGTAGTTACTATGGCCTCTCTGTGGGAAACTTGCTGATCAGTTTAGATGTGTTTTTTATCACTGTGTCGTATATCCAGATACTATGGGCCATCCTCAGCCTCCCAACAAAGGACTCCCGGCTCAAGACTTTTGGGACCTGTGGTTCCCATCTCTTTGCCGTTTTAAACTTTTACATCCCGGGTCTCTTCTCTATCCTCACTTACCGGGTTGGCCGCAATGTGCCCCTGCATTTCCACATTCTCTTTGCCAACATCTGCCTCCTGGTGCCCCccatgctaaaccccatcatTTTTGGTGTTAGGACCAAACGGATCTGGGACAGGATGCTCCGACCCTTTACTCATAAAGGGACCTAA
- the LOC142007092 gene encoding olfactory receptor 52R1-like, whose amino-acid sequence MSNSNTTDFILLGVPGLEAAHVWISIPFCAMYVIAVMGNFAILYIVKTEPSLHEPMYYFLCMLAVTDLVLSTCTVPKMLSIFWFNSREIGFSACLTQMFFLHSFFAMESGIFMAMAFDRYVAICDPLRHSTTLRIPVLAKIALVVVLRGSLVTLPCPLLASKRPYCRTNIIPHTCCEHMAVVNLACADTRINSYYGLIVANLVISLDVIFIAVSYVQILRAIFSLPTKDARLKTFGTCGSHLFAILVFYIPAIFSVITYRAGHKVPLHFHVLFANVCLLAPPMLNPIIFGIRTKQIQKRLFQLFIYEEIKVFSLFSSFQKEAHGKLTSDMALGHLP is encoded by the coding sequence ATGTCAAATTCCAACACAACTGATTTCATCCTGCTGGGCGTTCCTGGCCTGGAAGCAgcccatgtctggatctccatccccttctgtgccATGTACGTCATAGCCGTCATGGGGAACTTTGCCATCCTGTACATTGTGAAAACGGAACCAAGCcttcatgagcccatgtactacttcctctgcatgctggctgtcacTGACCTGGTCCTGTCCACATGCACAGTGCCCAAAATGCTGAGtatcttctggttcaattccagggagatcgggttcagtgcctgcctcacccagatgttcttccttcACTCCTTCTTTGCAATGGAGTCTGGGATTTTCATGGCTatggcttttgatcgctacgtggccatctgcgatcccctgagacattccaccaccCTGAGAATCCCTGTGTTGGCCAAGATTGCCTTGGTTGTGGTGCTGCGGGGCAGCCTGGTCACACTGCCCTGTCCCTTGCTAGCGAGCAAGAGGCCATATTGTAGAACCAACATCATCCCCCACACGTGCTGTGAGCACATGGCCGTGGTAAATCTGGCTTGTGCTGACACCCGCATCAATAGTTACTATGGCCTCATTGTTGCAAACTTGGTGATCAGTTTAGATGTGATTTTTATTGCTGTATCCTATGTTCAGATACTACGAGCCATCTTTAGCCTCCCCACAAAGGACGCCCGCCTCAAGACTTTCGGGACCTGTGGTTCCCATCTCTTTGCCATTTTAGTCTTTTACATCCCAGCTATCTTCTCCGTCATCACATACCGGGCCGGCCACAAAGTGCCCCTGCATTTCCATGTTCTCTTTGCCAATGtttgcctcctggctccccccatgTTAAACCCCATCATTTTTGGCATTAGAACCAAACAGATCCAGAAGAGGCTATTCCAGCTCTTTATTTATGAAGAGATCAAAGTTTTCTCCTTGTTCTCTAGCTTTCAGAAGGAAGCCCATGGAAAACTCACTTCTGACATGGCACTGGGCCATCTTCCCTGA